The region GCTTCGCCTCACAGCTATCAGTTCCGATACATATAAGTGCCTCCGGTTCTGGTCTTTTAAATGTTATGTCGACAAAATCAATAGTGCAATCTCCGACCCCCCCAGAACTAACTTGGTACACACAAAGGTCAGAAATGACATTTTTAGCTTTCAATTGAAAAGCGGACACCTCTTCTAGTGGATCCTCTGTATATACATTGCTATCATCTAAATCAACAAACAATTGAAATTTCTCCTTAGCAGCCGAAGTGCCGACATCAAAATGAACCCCGTAGGCATAGTTAAAACTTGTCGAATCATATGCCTTCACATTAATCCCATACGTTTGGGCTTGACGAATCGTAAGCGCTATCTCATACGCGAGGTTTGTGATAATCAGGTC is a window of Candidatus Taylorbacteria bacterium DNA encoding:
- a CDS encoding type II secretion system protein, producing MLKSFKKKSLPNSPTLHVTRYTLHSSRGFSLIELAVTITIFVVLTTAVLIKNSRFQSDLIITNLAYEIALTIRQAQTYGINVKAYDSTSFNYAYGVHFDVGTSAAKEKFQLFVDLDDSNVYTEDPLEEVSAFQLKAKNVISDLCVYQVSSGGVGDCTIDFVDITFKRPEPEALICIGTDSCEAKRAVIEVTSPKGVKRTVEVKSTGQISVLMPN